The Streptomyces nitrosporeus genome includes a window with the following:
- a CDS encoding HpcH/HpaI aldolase/citrate lyase family protein, giving the protein MRHFGHISPVVRQSLFFKEPCEFNAASQPHLLAAALGATLYSPATRPHLADDVIKQADRGVVSMVLCLEDSIDDSEVVGAEANLVRQFADIAARGAEAPLLFIRVREPGQITDLVDRLGESARWLSGFVLPKFTEERGALFLEALAEAEAASGHRLFAMPVLESPELLHLESRGETLRGIARTVDKHRERVLALRLGVTDFCSAYGLRRSPEMTAYDVQIVGSVIGDVVNVLGRADGTGFTITGPVWEYFRLQERMFKPQLRRSPFTAGAADELRTALIEHDLDGLLREIELDRANGLLGKTCIHPSHVLPVHALSVVSHEEYSDAQDILRPEREGGGVLRSAYTNKMNEVKPHRAWAERTLRRAEVFGVAREDVGFVELLAAGLAN; this is encoded by the coding sequence GTGCGTCATTTCGGGCATATATCACCCGTTGTGCGTCAGAGCCTGTTCTTCAAGGAGCCGTGCGAATTCAACGCGGCCTCCCAGCCGCACCTGCTCGCGGCGGCTCTCGGGGCCACGCTCTACAGCCCCGCGACCCGGCCGCACCTGGCCGACGACGTGATCAAGCAGGCGGACCGCGGAGTGGTCTCCATGGTCCTCTGCCTGGAGGATTCCATCGACGACTCCGAAGTCGTCGGCGCGGAGGCCAATCTCGTACGGCAGTTCGCGGATATCGCCGCACGGGGCGCCGAGGCGCCACTGCTGTTCATCAGGGTCCGTGAACCCGGGCAGATCACCGACCTCGTGGACCGCCTCGGGGAGTCGGCGCGGTGGTTGTCCGGATTCGTACTTCCCAAATTCACCGAGGAGCGTGGCGCACTCTTCCTGGAGGCCCTCGCCGAGGCGGAAGCGGCGAGCGGGCACCGGTTGTTCGCGATGCCGGTCCTCGAATCCCCCGAACTGCTGCACCTGGAGAGCCGGGGCGAGACGCTCCGGGGAATCGCCCGCACGGTCGACAAGCACCGGGAGCGCGTCCTCGCCCTCCGGCTCGGCGTCACCGACTTCTGCTCGGCCTACGGTCTGCGCCGGTCCCCCGAGATGACGGCGTACGACGTCCAGATCGTCGGATCCGTCATCGGCGACGTCGTCAACGTGCTGGGCCGTGCGGACGGCACCGGGTTCACCATCACCGGACCCGTATGGGAGTACTTCCGGCTCCAGGAGCGCATGTTCAAGCCACAGCTGCGCCGCAGCCCCTTCACCGCCGGGGCGGCCGACGAACTGCGCACCGCCCTCATCGAGCACGACCTGGACGGGCTGCTGCGCGAGATCGAACTCGACCGGGCCAACGGGCTCCTCGGCAAGACCTGCATCCACCCCTCCCACGTCCTGCCCGTGCACGCGCTGTCCGTCGTCAGCCACGAGGAGTACAGCGACGCCCAGGACATCCTGCGGCCCGAACGCGAGGGCGGGGGAGTGCTGCGCTCGGCGTACACGAACAAGATGAACGAGGTGAAACCGCACCGCGCCTGGGCCGAGCGGACCCTGCGGCGGGCGGAGGTCTTCGGCGTGGCCCGGGAGGACGTCGGCTTCGTGGAACTCCTGGCGGCGGGGCTGGCGAACTGA